In a single window of the Helicoverpa zea isolate HzStark_Cry1AcR chromosome 9, ilHelZeax1.1, whole genome shotgun sequence genome:
- the LOC124633278 gene encoding NADH dehydrogenase [ubiquinone] 1 beta subcomplex subunit 10: MTKEGEAPYKDDNIFRAFMSALYATIDAPVTQFREKIVEPNQKKYPWYHQKFRRVPTIDQCYDDDVLCDFEANSQFKRDRAVDSEILAILRQRFEDCMVYENPDHHAKCKPLWEKYKDGEEAWFIKYGDLGAYGDARKAYMKQKHRMIWERRHGNLSNLTTGK; the protein is encoded by the exons atGACGAAGGAAGGCGAAGCGCCTTATAAAGATGATAATATATTTAGAGCGTTTATGAGTGCTCTTTACGCGACCATCGATGCGCCTGTAACTCAATTCCGAG AGAAAATCGTTGAGCCGAACCAGAAGAAGTACCCATGGTACCACCAGAAGTTCCGCCGCGTACCTACCATCGATCAGTGCTACGATGATGACGTGCTCTGCGATTTCGAAGCGAACTCCCAGTTTAAACGTGATAG AGCTGTGGACTCTGAAATCTTAGCCATCTTGCGTCAACGTTTTGAGGACTGCATGGTGTATGAAAACCCTGACCACCATGCTAAGTGTAAACCTCTTTGGGAAAAATACAAGGATGGTGAAGAAGCCTGGTTCATCAAAT ATGGTGATCTCGGAGCTTACGGTGATGCTCGCAAGGCGTACATGAAGCAAAAGCACCGCATGATTTGGGAGAGGCGCCACGGAAACCTTTCCAACTTAACTACTGGTAAATGA